The genomic region GGTGGTTTAGCGACAATGGATGTTAGCCAATTTGCTGAGCCTACGCTCCTAGTAATCAGTGGATTAATGTTTATTGGAGCATCACCAAGTTCAGTAGGAGGAGGTATTAGAACGACGACGTTAGCAATAAATATGCTATTTTTATATAATTTTGCAAAGGGAAACCGAAATATTAAGATTTTTAAGCGTGAAATTCATGATGAAGATGTACTTAAGTCGTTAGTCGTGACGACGTTAGCAATCGTTCTATGCTCTTCCTCCATCATTATATTAACGATTACAGAGGAACATCGTTTAATTGAAATCATATTTGAAGTTTGCTCTGCATTTGGTACGACGGGTCTATCAATGGGAATTACTTCAGAATTATCTGTAATTGGGAAAATTACTTTAATGATTTTAATGTTTATTGGACGCGTAGGAATTTTATCATTTTTATTCATTATTGGTGGAAGAGAAAAACCAACCAATTACCATTATCCGAAAGAGCGCCTTATTATTGGATAGAAATAATAGACTCTTCTATTATCGAGCTGCTAAGAAATGGAAATTAATAAATGAATCTCATCCTTTATATGGTTGTATGAAATAGAATGAAAACACTCATACTAAAAAAAAGAAAAAGGAGTATGAGTTGATGGCAAAAAGAAAAGCAGAACATAACGCAGCTTTAAAAAATAACACAACACCAAAAACGAATCTTCGCGAAACAGAATTTTCAGCAGAGTTTTCATACGGAGAAGATAGAGCGAAGTCTGCCAATCGCAATTCACAAAAGGGACATCATGAAAAATAATAAACATCCCATAAATGTAAGAGAAGAGTATGGAGTTGAAACCGCAGATCTTAATGCGGTTAAACTATATGAAATAACGAGTAAAGAGAATCAGTCAATAAAAGTAACTAAGCCAAAAAAAGACAAAGAGAAACGCCGAAAATAATTCGGCGTTTTTGTGTGCCTTTCCTTCACAAATTAACTTATTGAGCTAAAGTAAATGTTAGATTGACCAGAAGAAGGTTCAAAATGGGCTAGTAAATAGGTAGGTTGCCACTCTACTGAACCTGAATGGATAAAGGAATGAACATCAAAGGGTAGTGTTTCAACTAAGGTATGTTTATATAGTTCTTTTTCGTTAAGCTGTAATTTAGAGAAGGACTCTCCAAACAACATTGGATTTTCAATGGTTCTTTTATAAATCTTCGAACGATCTTCCTTAATTAATGCTTCTTTCCACCAAGGTTTTCTCGGTTTATAACGCTGATTAAGAAGATAATCGTATTTCATTAAGCTAAGGGCAATGTCGTAATTCGGTAATGATAAAGAAAGTAAGAACTGTTGTAATCGTTTGAACAAATCTTCTAATTGGTGACCAATTTTGGACCACCCTCTGGCTTCCCAATAAGTTCCAAATGATTGGAAGAAATCAAAGGGAGTATTAAAGCACTCCTTTACTAAGTACTCAATCGTATTATCCATTCGGTGGTCATTCCAATATTTCTCTAAAACATCCTCTACCTGCTTAATGCGAATGATATCGGAAAAAGATAAAACATTATTTTCAAGCATCTCATATGGTGCATGGTCCATGAACGTATACTTATGCTCATCTGCGCTAATCCTTAGGCCAGTCCCTCTTAATAATTTTAAGAACCCTAATTGTAGTTCTTCGGGTCTTAGGGCAAAAACGTCATTAAACGTTTGGCGGAAGGTTTGATAATCTTCTTTAGGTAAGCCGGCAATAAGGTCTAAATGCTGATCGATTTTTCCGCCGTCCTTTACCATAGAAACTGTTCTAGTTAATTTTTGAAAATTTTGTTTCCTCATAACAAGTTCATTCGTTTCATCATTTGTAGATTGAACACCAATTTCAAAACGAAATAACCCTTTTGGTGCTTCTCTATTAAGGAATTCAATCACTTCAGGTCGCATGATATCTGCAGTAATTTCAAATTGGAATACTGTTCCAGGTTTATGTTCGTCAATTAAGAATTGAAACATCTCCATCGCGTAACTTCGACTGATGTTAAAGGTTCGATCCACAAATTTAATGACCTTTGCTCCATTTTCCATTAAATATCGAATGTCCTCTTTTATTTTTTCACGATCAAAATAACGGACTCCAACTTCAATAGATGATAAACAAAATTGGCAGCGGAATGGACAACCTCTACTCGTTTCAATATATGTTACCCGTTTACTTAGGCTTTCTCGATCTTCTTCAAAACGAAATGGGGAAGTTAGACTTTTTAACTCAAGTTTATTATTTTGAGGTTGGATTCGAACTTTACCATTAGGATCTATATACCCAAGCCCATTAACAGTATCCAAATTATGACTGTTGCTTAGTTCGGTTAATAACTGTTTAAATGTCTCTTCTCCTTCACCAATGACCACATAGTCTACATCATCTGTACGATTTAGCCAATATGGAACATCGTAGGTCACTTCAGGTCCGCCTAAAATAATAATTGTATTTGGTAATACTTTTTTAAGCATTGAAATAACCGTTAATGTTTCTTCGATATTCCAGATATAACAACTAAACCCAATAATATCAGGTTGCTTTGAATATAAATCTGTCACAATGTTCATAGCGGGATCTTTTATTGTATATTCAACGAGCTCTACGGGGAACTCAGGCTCTACGTGCGCCTTTAAGTATCGAATAGCTAAATTCGTATGAATATATTTTGCATTTAATGTACTTAATACTACTTTCATTGAATAATGACTCCTTCATAAAATTAATCATGTTTATCTATTGTAAAGGAATGGACTTAAAACCTCAATATTCATCATGTTTTTAGAAAAAACTACATGCTGTAGGAAGGATTTAGCAATCATTTTCCGAATAGTTTTACAAGGAGAGGTTTAATTAGAAGTAACGATTTAACAACCCACACAACTAGCGAAAAGTAAAGACGTCAAGAAAAGGGAGGAAGACAAGGGAATGTTTCAAGATGATACAAAAATAGGAGAGTTAGATGTTAAAATTTTTTGGGATATGATCGAAATAGAAGAAGAAAGTATACTCATCTTAAACAGTCAATATCAACCTATCGTTGTAAATAATTTAGCAATAGAATTGTTTGAAACAATGAATAATGAGATACAATACCTTCAAGTCATCCCACAAGTAAAGTCGACCCTTCCCGAACACCCAACAGTAATTTTACCGAAAGTACAGAGTGATAATAAGCGATTTCAAGAAGATACTTGGATTATAACGTTGAATGGTAAATTAAAACGGGTTGAAGTAAAGGTTTTTCATACCAATGATGATAAAATTATTATGAAACTTCGTGAGCTTGATGTGGAGAATAAAGATATAACTGCTTCTAAATCTTCTTTACCTATTGAAATGTTTATATCAATTTTTCAGAACGCAGCAGATGGTATCGTCCTATTTAATAAAGAAGGTAAGATTCAACAAGTGAATTTTGCTATTCTTGAATTATTTCAGTCAGAAGAAAAAGACTTAATTGGTCAAAACATTTGTGATTTTGTACCGGATACACCTCACTATAATCATAATGGGGTGTTTCAAAAGATTTTAGATGGGGAACGGGTTCAAGGTGAGCTTCCATTAAATGTAGCTACGGGAATGATTATGAGTGAATTTTCAATATCACCAAACGTATATGAGGGCTTACATTTAGGGATTATTAGAAATATTACAGAAAAAAAGCAAATGGAGCTTAAGTTAAAACGTAGTGAAGAATTGTTTATAGAATTATTTGATGAAGCGATTGACGGGATAATCATGTGGGGAAAAGATGGACGAGTCATGAAAGCGAACCATTCCGCTCTTCGGATTTTCGAATGCAATTTAGAGGACATTCAAAAAAAAAGGATAGAAGATTTTGTCTATCCGACCTCCTTAAAAAAATATCAATCTCTTATGAAAAACCTTCATCATCAGGGGGCTGTTAGAGAAGAGTTACTGTTCCTGATGCCCAATTCCCAACTGAAACAACTTGAATTTACTGTAAAACATCATTCAATTGATGGTTATCATATGATGATTGTTCGAAATGTGAGCGAAAGGTATTATATTGAACAAGAGCTACGTAAAAGTGAAGAACGTTTTAGGAAAATTTTTGAAGGGACGCTTGATGGATTACTCATTAGTGACCACAATATGAAAATTGTAGATATAAATCCTGCAGCATGTGATATCTTTCATGTTACAAAAGACCGACTCATTGGGAAGGATGTTCGGAACTTAGTAAACGATTTAAAGAATTATGAGCAGGAAGTTTCCAAGTATATTCAAGAATTAAAGGAAGAAGGCAAGACTCAATTTGTTTTCAAATACAAAGATGAAAAAGGAAATCATCGATATATTGAAATCTCCTCAAAGTATAAAGTGTTATCTAACTTAAATTTGACGATTATACGTGACATTACGGAAAGTAAAGAATTGCAAGATCAATTAAGAAAATCAGATACCTTGAGTGTTGTTGGTGAATTAGCAGCAGGAATTGCGCATGAAATAAGAAACCCAATGACAGCCTTAAAAGGGTTCATTCAACTTTTAGAAAACAGTATCAAAGAAAAACATAGTATGTATTTCAATGTAATCAAATCTGAGCTACAACGCATTGAGACCATTATTACGGAATTTTTAATTCTGGCAAAGCCTCAAGCTATCGCATACCAACAATCTAGTTTAAGAAAGATAATGTATGAAACGGTTGAATTATTAAATGCTCAAGCCCTAATGCATAATATTATGATTAATATTGAAGGTGATGAGGAAATACCACCTATTTTTGCGGAGCCCAATCAATTAAAGCAGGTGTTTATCAATATAATAAAAAATGCAATTGAAGTGATGCCAAAAGGAGGCTCCATTACTATCCATTTTATAGAGGAAGAAGATTTTATTCATATATCTATAAAGGATGAAGGAGAAGGGATCCCAAAAGAAAAGATTAGTAAGCTTGGTGAACCTTTTTACACGACGAAAGAGCGAGGAACTGGACTTGGCTTAATGGTTAGCTTTAAAATAATAAAGGAGCATAATGGCCATGTAACGGTTGACAGTGAACCAGATGTAGGAACAACCTTTCATATATATTTGCCCAAGAAAGAGAGATAATCGATGGAGAAAATCGTAATGGAAAGTCCTTTAGGGGAGATTACTATAGCTGCTAAGGGTGATAAACTTATTTTTATTACTTACGGTGAAATAAGTGGAAAGAACACTCAAAGTAACGTTTTACTTGCAGCAAAGAAACAATTAGAAGAATACTTTGAGCAAAAAAGAACTTCTTTCGACTTACCTTTAAGTATTGAGGGTACTTCTTTTCAAAAAAAAGTTTGGGAGGCGCTTAGATCCATTCCTTACGGTGAAACATGTAGTTATCAAGATGTTGCTATAAAAATGGACAATCCAAAGGCCGTACGCGCTGTAGGACAAGCCAATCGAAAGAATCCATTCCCTATTATCGTTCCTTGCCATAGAGTAATTGGTAAAAATAAAAAGTTAATCGGATATGCTGGGAATCAAACCGATAAACAACAATATTTGTTATCATTAGAAAATAGTTCAAATAGTGTGAACTGACCGTCATCATCTAATTTGCAAATGAGAAATGTTCAATAGAGAGGTTGAAGTAAGATGGAAAATAAACAAAATGAAAAAGAAAAAATTGTTAGAAATTATTTGAAGGGTGGTAAGTTAACAGTTATTCCTTCACAATTAAAGAAAAAACTTTACATACTCGAATATTTGGCTGAAGGGCTTTCTGCTGAAGTTAAGTATCATGAAAAAGAAATTAACGAGTATATAAAAAAATATCACGAGGATTTTGCAACCATTCGTAGAGAGTTCATTGTTCAAGGAATAATGACCCGTGAAAATAATATATATCAATTAAACTCACGTGATAAATGGCGAAGAATTTCTTAATCCAATAGGTAGCTTGTATTGGGATGAGAAAGTAGAGGTAGAATTGTAAATATAGTAGAGTTTAACCGTCCTTGCTAATTGTATTTAAACAATTATTAAAAAGTTAAAAATGGACTGTATAAATAGCAATTACTAGGGTAAATCATTCTGATAACCCTCAATTGTTGACATCATCCCTTTGTTTTTTTATAATGATTTAGTTAAATGTTAGTTATATAAAGGATTTGATATAATGACGAATAGAAAAGAAATTGAACAATCCTTAAACTTATTTATTGTATTATCACGAGCGAATAAGGCTATGAATGAGAAAATAAGTATTCATATTCAAGAGCAGGGTTTAAATCCTACTGAGTTTCAAGTATTAGAACTCCTGTATCATAAAGGAAATCAACCACTGCAACAAATTGGTGGGAAAATATTGCTTGCTTCAGGAAGCATTACCTATGTTGTAGATAAGCTAGAGAAAAAAGGTTTAATTGAGAGAGTAGCTTGCCCAAGTGATCGACGAGTAACGTACGCATCCATCACTGAAGCAGGAAAATCATTAATTAGTAATTATTTTCCTGACCATGAACAATTAATTCATGACATTACGTCAGTCTTATCGATGGAAGAAAAAGAGACGGCGATCAAACTGATAAAAAAATTAGGCTTGTCTATTAAAGATTTTTCTCGTTAAGCACTCCCGATACGGAGTGCTTTTTAGTTTTAGTCCTTTTTTGATAATTTGTCCATACATTAAATTGATAGGTTTTCTAAAATCGTTTATGATACGTGGTAGACAGATAAGAGTAGTTATTGTCAAAGCTTTACCTTCGTCTGTGAAGGGGTTAAGTAAAGGAATTTAGTTTAGAACAGCGAATACATAATAGAAATATATAAGAGGAGTGTGGAAAACAATGTCTTTTCAAGATTATACGTATAAAAGGCCAGACATAGAGAAAATAAAAGCTGTCTTTCATGACTCATTAACTGCCTTCCAGTTAGCGAGTTCAGTTGAAGAACAAATTGAAGCAATGGAGCAAATAAACTTCATTCGCAATGAGTTTGATACAATGCTGAATGTATGCTATATACGACATTCCATCCAAACTGAAGACAGTTTTTATCAACAAGAACAAGAATTCATGGACGAAGTTCAGCCCGAGATAGAAGAATTAACTTCTAAATACTATAAGGCATTAGTTTCCTCTAAGTTTCGTTCTGAATTAGAAAATAAATGGGGGGCTCAACTTTTTCGTTTAGCAGAAACACAGCTAAAAACATTCTCATCAGAGGTTATTCCATTACTACAAAAAGAGAATAAACTTTCTTCTGAATATACGAAATTAATTGCATCCGCAAAAATTATGTTTAATGGAGAGGAGATGACCCTTTCCCAACTACAGCCATATTCACAATCATCGAATCGTGAAGTAAGGCAAAAAGCATCTTTAGCAAGAACGAAATTTTTTATTGATAACGAATCTAAAATAGATTCTCTATTTGATGAGTTGGTAAAAATTAGACATCAAATTGCTACTACACTCGGTTACCAAAACTTTGTTGAATTAGGATATTACAGAATGGCAAGAACAGATTATTCTCCTAAAATGGTCGAAAAATTCCGTAATGAGGTTCATCATCATGTTGTCCCGCTCGTCTCGGCCTTAAAGGGGAGACAACAAAAGCGAATTGGTGTCAATAAACTGAAATATTATGATGAACATTATAAGTTTAAATCAGGAAATGCTGATCCAAAAGGGCCACCTAAGTGGATTATAGAGAAGGGAAGAAAGATGTATAACGAATTGTCTAAAGAGACAAGCGAATTCTTCAATTTTATGATTGATAACGATTTAATGGATTTAGAAGCAAAAAAAGGGAAAGCAATGGGAGGATACTGTACGTATATAGAGAACTATAAAGCACCGTTTATTTTTTCGAATTTTAACGGAACAGCTGGAGATATAGATGTTTTAACTCATGAAGCAGGTCATGCGTTTCAAGTGTATTGTAGTAGGGACGTTAACATACCAGAATATATTTGGCCAACGTATGAAGCGTGTGAAATTCATTCAATGAGTATGGAGTTTTTAACGTGGCCTTGGATGGAACTATTTTTTGAAGAGGAAACAGATAAATACAAATATACACATTTGAGTGAAGCTTTAATCTTTATACCATATGGCGTAGCCGTAGATGAGTTCCAGCACTTTGTTTATGAAAACCCAACTGTCACACCATTAGAACGGAAGTTAAAGTGGCGTGAGATTGA from Bacillus spongiae harbors:
- a CDS encoding B12-binding domain-containing radical SAM protein; translation: MKVVLSTLNAKYIHTNLAIRYLKAHVEPEFPVELVEYTIKDPAMNIVTDLYSKQPDIIGFSCYIWNIEETLTVISMLKKVLPNTIIILGGPEVTYDVPYWLNRTDDVDYVVIGEGEETFKQLLTELSNSHNLDTVNGLGYIDPNGKVRIQPQNNKLELKSLTSPFRFEEDRESLSKRVTYIETSRGCPFRCQFCLSSIEVGVRYFDREKIKEDIRYLMENGAKVIKFVDRTFNISRSYAMEMFQFLIDEHKPGTVFQFEITADIMRPEVIEFLNREAPKGLFRFEIGVQSTNDETNELVMRKQNFQKLTRTVSMVKDGGKIDQHLDLIAGLPKEDYQTFRQTFNDVFALRPEELQLGFLKLLRGTGLRISADEHKYTFMDHAPYEMLENNVLSFSDIIRIKQVEDVLEKYWNDHRMDNTIEYLVKECFNTPFDFFQSFGTYWEARGWSKIGHQLEDLFKRLQQFLLSLSLPNYDIALSLMKYDYLLNQRYKPRKPWWKEALIKEDRSKIYKRTIENPMLFGESFSKLQLNEKELYKHTLVETLPFDVHSFIHSGSVEWQPTYLLAHFEPSSGQSNIYFSSIS
- a CDS encoding PAS domain S-box protein; the protein is MFQDDTKIGELDVKIFWDMIEIEEESILILNSQYQPIVVNNLAIELFETMNNEIQYLQVIPQVKSTLPEHPTVILPKVQSDNKRFQEDTWIITLNGKLKRVEVKVFHTNDDKIIMKLRELDVENKDITASKSSLPIEMFISIFQNAADGIVLFNKEGKIQQVNFAILELFQSEEKDLIGQNICDFVPDTPHYNHNGVFQKILDGERVQGELPLNVATGMIMSEFSISPNVYEGLHLGIIRNITEKKQMELKLKRSEELFIELFDEAIDGIIMWGKDGRVMKANHSALRIFECNLEDIQKKRIEDFVYPTSLKKYQSLMKNLHHQGAVREELLFLMPNSQLKQLEFTVKHHSIDGYHMMIVRNVSERYYIEQELRKSEERFRKIFEGTLDGLLISDHNMKIVDINPAACDIFHVTKDRLIGKDVRNLVNDLKNYEQEVSKYIQELKEEGKTQFVFKYKDEKGNHRYIEISSKYKVLSNLNLTIIRDITESKELQDQLRKSDTLSVVGELAAGIAHEIRNPMTALKGFIQLLENSIKEKHSMYFNVIKSELQRIETIITEFLILAKPQAIAYQQSSLRKIMYETVELLNAQALMHNIMINIEGDEEIPPIFAEPNQLKQVFINIIKNAIEVMPKGGSITIHFIEEEDFIHISIKDEGEGIPKEKISKLGEPFYTTKERGTGLGLMVSFKIIKEHNGHVTVDSEPDVGTTFHIYLPKKER
- a CDS encoding methylated-DNA--[protein]-cysteine S-methyltransferase, coding for MEKIVMESPLGEITIAAKGDKLIFITYGEISGKNTQSNVLLAAKKQLEEYFEQKRTSFDLPLSIEGTSFQKKVWEALRSIPYGETCSYQDVAIKMDNPKAVRAVGQANRKNPFPIIVPCHRVIGKNKKLIGYAGNQTDKQQYLLSLENSSNSVN
- a CDS encoding DUF2087 domain-containing protein; translation: MENKQNEKEKIVRNYLKGGKLTVIPSQLKKKLYILEYLAEGLSAEVKYHEKEINEYIKKYHEDFATIRREFIVQGIMTRENNIYQLNSRDKWRRIS
- a CDS encoding MarR family transcriptional regulator; translation: MTNRKEIEQSLNLFIVLSRANKAMNEKISIHIQEQGLNPTEFQVLELLYHKGNQPLQQIGGKILLASGSITYVVDKLEKKGLIERVACPSDRRVTYASITEAGKSLISNYFPDHEQLIHDITSVLSMEEKETAIKLIKKLGLSIKDFSR
- a CDS encoding M3 family oligoendopeptidase, with the translated sequence MSFQDYTYKRPDIEKIKAVFHDSLTAFQLASSVEEQIEAMEQINFIRNEFDTMLNVCYIRHSIQTEDSFYQQEQEFMDEVQPEIEELTSKYYKALVSSKFRSELENKWGAQLFRLAETQLKTFSSEVIPLLQKENKLSSEYTKLIASAKIMFNGEEMTLSQLQPYSQSSNREVRQKASLARTKFFIDNESKIDSLFDELVKIRHQIATTLGYQNFVELGYYRMARTDYSPKMVEKFRNEVHHHVVPLVSALKGRQQKRIGVNKLKYYDEHYKFKSGNADPKGPPKWIIEKGRKMYNELSKETSEFFNFMIDNDLMDLEAKKGKAMGGYCTYIENYKAPFIFSNFNGTAGDIDVLTHEAGHAFQVYCSRDVNIPEYIWPTYEACEIHSMSMEFLTWPWMELFFEEETDKYKYTHLSEALIFIPYGVAVDEFQHFVYENPTVTPLERKLKWREIEKKYLPHRDYDGEEYLENGGFWHRQGHIFNSPFYYIDYTLAQVCAFQFWKLSQENQQDAWEKYLYLCKLGGRYSFTDLLEKTSLLSPFDEGNMTTVIKPIEDWLRTVNDDTL